The Anabaena sp. WA102 genome contains a region encoding:
- a CDS encoding uracil-DNA glycosylase, with protein MQHETQLSLFDNSSLNQRELITTSNKIPIPPGTYENVEELTKHCNGCQRCALAQNRTHAVVGRGNLQADIMIIGEAPGKNEDETGLPFVGRSGQLLESILASVNLSTERDIYIANICKCRPPENRVPTNEEAAACKPYLFEQIRLVDPKIILLTGATSVKGVIGDNRPITKIRGQWLEWEGRLCMPIFHPSYLLRNPSREKGKPKWLMWQDIQVVRAKFDELTNSI; from the coding sequence ATGCAGCATGAGACTCAACTTAGTTTATTTGATAACTCCAGCTTAAACCAAAGAGAGCTAATTACTACAAGTAATAAAATTCCCATTCCGCCGGGAACTTATGAGAATGTAGAGGAATTGACAAAACATTGCAATGGCTGTCAGCGTTGTGCGTTAGCCCAAAACCGTACTCATGCTGTGGTTGGGCGTGGTAATCTCCAAGCCGATATTATGATTATTGGAGAAGCACCGGGGAAAAATGAGGATGAAACAGGTTTACCATTTGTGGGTAGATCAGGACAATTACTAGAAAGTATCTTAGCTTCAGTAAATTTAAGTACAGAAAGAGATATATATATTGCCAATATTTGTAAGTGTAGACCACCGGAAAACCGTGTACCGACTAATGAAGAGGCTGCTGCTTGTAAACCATATTTATTTGAGCAGATTCGCCTGGTTGACCCAAAAATTATCTTATTAACAGGTGCAACTTCTGTGAAGGGTGTGATTGGTGATAACCGTCCGATTACTAAAATTCGTGGTCAATGGTTGGAGTGGGAAGGGCGCTTATGTATGCCTATTTTTCATCCCTCTTACTTGTTGCGTAATCCTTCACGGGAAAAAGGAAAGCCTAAATGGCTCATGTGGCAAGATATACAGGTGGTTCGTGCCAAGTTTGATGAGTTGACAAACTCTATTTAG